A single region of the Paramicrobacterium fandaimingii genome encodes:
- the gdhA gene encoding NADP-specific glutamate dehydrogenase yields MSSVYETAARRNANEPEFHQALYEVLESIAPALIEHPEFIEAGILERLVEPERQVMFRVPWTDDGNRVHVNRGFRVQFNSALGPYKGGLRFHPTVNLSIIKFLGFEQIFKNALTGQGIGGGKGGSDFDPHGKSDSEIMRFCQSFMDELYHHIGEYTDVPAGDIGVGGREIGYMFGRFRKLTNRHESGVLTGKGLGWGGAQVRTEATGYGAVFFAEEMLAVRGEGIDGRTAIVSGSGNVATYAIEKVQQLGGKAITASDSSGYIVDEEGVDVDLLKQIKEVERLRISEYAARKSSARFIEGGSVWDVTGDIALPSATQNELSLEAAETLIKNGVVAVSEGANMPTQPDAVHAFQKAGVLFGPGKAANAGGVATSALEMTQNASRERWSFDDSERRLHDIMRNVHRSAYEAAERYGHPGDYVVGANTSAFVQVASAMQSQGVV; encoded by the coding sequence ATCAGCTCCGTCTACGAAACTGCCGCGCGGCGCAATGCGAACGAGCCCGAGTTTCACCAGGCTTTGTACGAAGTGCTCGAGTCGATCGCCCCCGCGCTGATCGAGCACCCGGAGTTCATCGAGGCAGGCATTCTCGAAAGGCTTGTCGAGCCGGAGCGTCAGGTGATGTTCCGCGTTCCGTGGACAGATGACGGCAACAGGGTCCACGTGAACCGCGGCTTTCGCGTGCAGTTCAACTCGGCACTCGGGCCGTACAAGGGCGGACTGCGCTTCCACCCGACGGTCAACCTCTCAATCATCAAGTTCCTTGGTTTCGAGCAGATCTTCAAGAACGCGCTCACAGGGCAGGGAATCGGTGGCGGCAAGGGTGGCAGCGACTTCGACCCGCACGGCAAGTCAGACTCAGAGATCATGCGGTTCTGCCAGTCGTTCATGGACGAGCTTTACCACCACATCGGCGAGTACACGGATGTGCCTGCGGGCGACATCGGCGTCGGCGGGCGTGAGATCGGCTACATGTTCGGTCGGTTCCGCAAGCTGACAAACCGCCACGAGTCAGGCGTGCTCACGGGCAAGGGCCTCGGCTGGGGCGGCGCCCAGGTGCGCACAGAGGCAACGGGCTACGGCGCCGTCTTCTTCGCCGAAGAAATGCTCGCCGTGCGGGGCGAGGGCATCGACGGACGCACAGCGATCGTCTCGGGCTCCGGAAACGTCGCCACCTACGCGATCGAGAAGGTGCAGCAGCTCGGCGGCAAGGCCATCACAGCATCCGACTCGTCTGGCTACATCGTCGACGAAGAGGGTGTCGACGTCGACCTGCTGAAGCAGATCAAAGAGGTTGAGCGTCTGCGCATCTCGGAGTACGCCGCACGCAAGTCGTCTGCGCGCTTCATCGAGGGCGGCTCTGTGTGGGATGTGACCGGCGACATCGCCCTTCCGAGCGCCACACAGAACGAGCTCAGCCTTGAGGCTGCAGAAACGCTGATCAAGAACGGTGTCGTCGCCGTGTCTGAAGGTGCGAACATGCCGACGCAGCCCGATGCCGTTCATGCATTCCAGAAGGCAGGCGTGCTGTTCGGGCCGGGCAAGGCTGCGAACGCGGGCGGTGTTGCAACGTCAGCTCTCGAGATGACGCAGAACGCCTCGCGCGAGCGCTGGTCGTTCGACGACAGCGAGCGCCGCCTTCACGACATCATGCGCAACGTGCACCGTTCGGCGTATGAGGCTGCCGAGCGCTACGGTCACCCCGGCGACTACGTCGTTGGCGCGAACACGTCGGCGTTCGTGCAGGTTGCCAGCGCGATGCAGTCGCAGGGCGTCGTCTAG
- a CDS encoding carbohydrate ABC transporter permease, translating into MSIAVTQKKTAPDAPRRRRFFGIDRRPGFLTYGLLTVFLVCSAYPLWWSFVMSTRQNSDFGLSWPPLLPGGRFWINAQVVFESIPFWKALGNSLIISCVVTLSVVTFSTLAGYAFAKLRFRGRNGLMVFVIATLAVPTQLGIIPLFMLMRTWGWTGSIGAVIIPLLVTAFGVFFMRQYLVDVIPDELLEAARVDGANMIRTFFHVAVPAARPAMAILALFTFMTAWTDFLWPLLVLDSTNPTLQTALSQLQSAHYVDYSIVLAGAILSTVPLLVLFVVAGKQLISGIMQGAVKG; encoded by the coding sequence ATGAGCATCGCAGTCACGCAGAAGAAGACAGCACCGGATGCTCCGAGGCGCCGCCGCTTCTTCGGCATCGATCGCCGCCCAGGCTTTCTCACGTACGGGCTTCTCACGGTGTTTCTCGTGTGCTCCGCGTACCCGCTCTGGTGGTCGTTCGTCATGTCGACCCGTCAGAACTCGGATTTCGGCCTCTCGTGGCCGCCGCTGCTTCCCGGCGGACGATTCTGGATCAACGCGCAGGTGGTGTTCGAATCGATTCCGTTCTGGAAGGCACTCGGCAACAGCCTCATCATCTCGTGCGTCGTCACCCTGTCTGTCGTGACGTTCTCGACACTCGCTGGCTACGCGTTTGCCAAGCTGCGCTTTCGCGGCCGCAATGGCCTGATGGTGTTCGTCATCGCCACGCTCGCCGTCCCAACCCAGCTCGGCATCATTCCGCTCTTCATGCTGATGCGCACGTGGGGCTGGACGGGAAGCATCGGCGCGGTCATCATTCCGCTGCTGGTCACAGCCTTCGGGGTGTTCTTCATGCGGCAGTACCTCGTCGACGTCATTCCAGACGAACTTCTCGAGGCGGCCCGCGTCGACGGCGCGAATATGATTCGCACCTTCTTCCACGTCGCGGTTCCCGCCGCGCGCCCCGCCATGGCGATCCTCGCCCTGTTCACGTTCATGACCGCTTGGACCGACTTTCTCTGGCCGCTGCTCGTGCTCGATTCAACGAACCCGACGCTGCAGACAGCTCTCAGTCAGCTGCAGTCGGCACACTATGTCGACTACTCGATCGTGCTGGCCGGCGCGATACTCTCAACCGTCCCGCTGCTTGTACTCTTCGTAGTGGCAGGCAAGCAACTCATTTCTGGAATTATGCAAGGAGCCGTGAAGGGCTGA
- a CDS encoding amidase domain-containing protein, translated as MRRTSRTAVATALFAAAAMLLAGCAVAPADAVSRQEPDRPVPSATATPVAIPTVTEVSPASGSLSGGETVTLTGESLSQVTSVKFGDQTASDLAVVDEKTITVVAPNQATYQAGAVDVTAMIGEQAAPAYDELRYEYSAETDVDRQMQYALTYWKDYNDEEWGDYNPLGGDCANFVSQTLATRGWEQTPTWRNNSGSATSAWSFVPALDSWLQTVPGVTRLSSDQRDQVAVGDVAVFSWSGTGYRDHVMIVSDVITNDDGSIDVKLVGHNVDDDFRDLDETLTEEHPGGDVWFYSIP; from the coding sequence ATGCGTCGCACGTCCCGAACCGCTGTCGCAACAGCGCTGTTCGCCGCTGCCGCGATGCTTCTCGCGGGGTGCGCAGTTGCCCCAGCGGATGCCGTGTCACGGCAGGAGCCCGATCGCCCCGTGCCGTCGGCCACAGCAACCCCGGTTGCGATTCCGACGGTCACCGAGGTCTCACCGGCATCCGGATCTCTCTCGGGCGGCGAGACCGTCACTCTCACGGGAGAATCGCTGTCGCAGGTGACGTCAGTGAAATTCGGCGACCAGACAGCGAGCGACCTCGCCGTCGTCGACGAGAAGACAATCACCGTCGTCGCCCCGAACCAGGCAACGTACCAGGCTGGTGCCGTCGACGTCACAGCGATGATCGGTGAGCAGGCTGCTCCGGCATACGACGAGCTCAGGTACGAGTACTCCGCAGAGACCGACGTCGACAGGCAGATGCAGTACGCGCTGACCTACTGGAAGGACTACAACGACGAGGAGTGGGGCGATTACAACCCGCTCGGCGGTGATTGCGCCAACTTCGTGTCGCAGACCCTCGCCACGCGCGGCTGGGAGCAGACGCCGACGTGGCGCAACAACTCGGGCAGCGCGACGTCTGCCTGGTCGTTCGTTCCCGCCCTCGACAGCTGGCTGCAGACAGTTCCCGGCGTCACCCGGCTGAGCAGCGACCAACGCGATCAGGTGGCCGTCGGTGACGTCGCGGTGTTCAGCTGGAGCGGAACCGGCTATCGCGACCATGTGATGATCGTCTCCGACGTGATCACGAACGACGATGGCAGCATCGACGTCAAGCTCGTGGGGCACAACGTCGACGACGACTTCCGTGACCTCGATGAGACCCTCACCGAGGAGCACCCCGGCGGCGACGTCTGGTTCTACTCGATTCCGTAG
- the pgm gene encoding phosphoglucomutase (alpha-D-glucose-1,6-bisphosphate-dependent), translated as MTERAGTFATDDDLVDIDSLIAAYYELKPDPEIASQRVAFGTSGHRGSSLNTAFNDDHIAATTQAIVEYRASIGVEGPLFLGADTHALSAPARTTALEVLVGNKVHVLVDEFDDFVPTPALSHAILLYNNDPAHHNRADGIIITPSHNPPSDGGFKYNPPHGGPADSDATSRIADRANALIEGGLAEVKRAEPSAVDTYDFRGRYVDDLENIIDMEAIRKSDIRIGADPLGGASVHYWQAIADRYDIDLTVVNPLVDPTWRFMTLDWDGKIRMDPSSPSAMASVLNHRGDYDILTGNDADADRHGIVTPDAGLMNPNHFLAVAVDYLYQHRTGWNPDAAIGKTLVSSSMIDRVAASLDRTLWEVPVGFKWFVPGLVDGSVGFGGEESAGASFLRTNGTVWTTDKDGIVLCLLAAEIRAVTGKSPSQLYAQLTERFGDPAYRRVDAAATDEQKAILKKLDGDSIHATELAGEQITAKLSHAPGNDAAIGGVKVVTENAWFAARPSGTEDVYKIYAESFRGTDHLEQVLTEAKTIVDAALKG; from the coding sequence ATGACCGAGCGTGCTGGAACATTCGCCACCGACGACGACCTCGTCGACATCGACTCACTGATCGCCGCGTACTACGAACTCAAACCCGATCCCGAGATCGCCTCTCAGCGCGTGGCATTCGGAACAAGCGGGCACAGAGGCTCCTCGCTGAACACGGCGTTCAACGACGACCACATTGCCGCGACGACGCAGGCGATCGTGGAGTATCGAGCATCGATCGGGGTCGAGGGGCCGCTCTTTCTCGGCGCGGACACCCACGCGCTGAGCGCTCCGGCGCGCACCACAGCGCTCGAAGTGCTCGTGGGCAACAAAGTGCACGTGCTCGTCGACGAATTCGACGATTTCGTGCCGACGCCAGCGCTGAGCCACGCGATTCTGCTGTACAACAACGACCCGGCGCATCATAATCGCGCCGACGGAATCATCATCACGCCGAGCCACAACCCTCCGAGCGACGGCGGCTTCAAGTACAACCCACCGCACGGCGGGCCGGCCGACAGCGACGCAACATCGCGGATCGCCGATCGCGCCAACGCGCTGATCGAAGGCGGCCTCGCCGAGGTGAAGCGCGCCGAACCGAGCGCCGTCGACACGTACGATTTTCGCGGTCGCTACGTCGATGACCTCGAGAACATCATCGACATGGAGGCGATCAGAAAGTCGGATATTCGCATCGGCGCCGACCCGCTCGGCGGCGCAAGCGTGCATTATTGGCAGGCGATCGCCGACCGCTATGACATCGACCTCACCGTCGTGAACCCGCTCGTTGACCCCACGTGGCGGTTCATGACCCTCGATTGGGACGGCAAGATCCGCATGGATCCGTCAAGCCCCTCCGCGATGGCGTCGGTTCTGAACCATCGGGGCGACTACGACATTCTCACCGGCAACGACGCGGATGCCGACAGGCACGGCATCGTCACGCCAGACGCGGGGCTGATGAACCCCAATCACTTCCTCGCCGTGGCCGTCGACTATCTCTACCAGCACCGTACGGGGTGGAATCCGGATGCCGCGATCGGCAAGACCCTCGTCTCAAGCTCGATGATCGACCGTGTCGCAGCATCCCTCGATCGCACGCTGTGGGAAGTTCCGGTCGGCTTCAAGTGGTTTGTGCCTGGGCTCGTGGATGGCTCGGTGGGCTTCGGCGGTGAAGAGAGCGCGGGCGCGAGCTTTCTGCGCACAAACGGCACAGTCTGGACGACGGACAAAGACGGCATCGTGCTCTGCCTTCTCGCCGCCGAGATTCGTGCCGTCACCGGAAAGTCCCCGTCGCAGCTGTACGCGCAGCTCACGGAGCGCTTCGGCGATCCGGCCTACCGCCGCGTCGACGCCGCCGCGACCGACGAGCAGAAGGCAATTCTGAAGAAGCTCGACGGCGACAGCATCCATGCCACCGAACTTGCGGGCGAGCAGATCACCGCGAAGCTGTCGCACGCGCCAGGCAACGACGCGGCAATCGGCGGTGTGAAGGTCGTCACCGAGAACGCGTGGTTCGCTGCGCGCCCGAGCGGCACAGAAGACGTCTACAAGATCTACGCCGAGTCGTTTCGCGGCACAGATCATCTCGAGCAGGTGCTCACCGAGGCGAAGACCATTGTCGATGCGGCACTCAAAGGCTGA
- a CDS encoding GH1 family beta-glucosidase, translated as MTLNFPPTFMWGSATAAAQVEGAGHEEGKRDSVWDAFARVPGAVARGENLETAVDHYHRYREDVAIMREIGLDTYRFSTSWSRVLPDDGDVNQQGVDFYSRLVDELLEAGILPWMTLYHWDLPQALEERGGWANRETAERFVRYAEVMYDALGDRVKHWTTFNEPFCSSLLGYAAGVHAPGRQEPDAAVAAIHHQHLAHGLAVNRLRELGAESLGITLNLSNAIPLDENDPVDVEAARRFDVLQNRVFLEPIVTAAYADDTLADLEQFGLRELIKPGDLQIIGTPIDFLGVNHYHDDQVSGHPAEGSDGHSGATDRSIRSPWIGSEHLAFPSRGLPRTAMGWEVNPSGLRVLLTRLGREYPNLPPLYVTENGAAYDDVVSDDGRVHDPERTAYIRDHVQAISDAIADGADVRGYFVWSLLDNFEWSWGYDKRFGIVRVDYDTLERTVKDSGRAYSELIAQVRSDVRSETASAH; from the coding sequence ATGACACTCAATTTCCCGCCGACATTCATGTGGGGATCCGCCACCGCTGCCGCTCAGGTTGAGGGCGCAGGCCACGAGGAGGGCAAGCGTGACTCCGTGTGGGACGCCTTCGCCCGCGTGCCGGGCGCGGTCGCCCGAGGCGAGAATCTCGAGACCGCCGTCGATCATTACCACCGCTATCGCGAAGACGTTGCGATCATGCGCGAAATCGGTCTCGACACCTACCGCTTCTCGACGAGCTGGTCGCGTGTGCTGCCTGACGACGGCGACGTCAATCAGCAGGGCGTCGACTTCTACAGTCGACTCGTCGACGAGCTGCTCGAGGCCGGAATCCTGCCCTGGATGACCTTGTACCACTGGGATCTTCCGCAGGCTCTCGAGGAGCGCGGGGGCTGGGCGAACCGAGAGACGGCCGAGCGCTTTGTGCGCTACGCCGAGGTGATGTACGACGCTCTCGGTGACCGCGTGAAGCACTGGACGACGTTCAACGAGCCCTTCTGCTCGTCGCTGCTCGGGTACGCGGCCGGCGTTCACGCGCCGGGCAGGCAAGAACCGGATGCCGCGGTTGCGGCCATCCACCATCAGCACCTCGCGCACGGGCTCGCCGTTAACCGGCTTCGCGAGCTCGGCGCCGAGAGCCTCGGCATCACCCTCAACCTGTCAAACGCGATACCGCTCGACGAGAACGACCCCGTGGACGTGGAGGCGGCTCGCCGTTTCGACGTGCTGCAGAACCGCGTGTTTCTCGAGCCGATCGTCACGGCCGCATACGCAGACGACACTCTCGCCGACCTTGAGCAGTTCGGTTTGCGCGAGCTGATCAAGCCGGGCGACCTGCAGATCATCGGCACTCCGATCGATTTTCTCGGCGTGAACCACTACCACGACGACCAGGTCTCGGGGCACCCCGCGGAGGGCTCTGACGGTCATTCCGGAGCGACGGACCGCAGCATCCGCTCCCCCTGGATCGGCAGCGAGCACCTCGCGTTCCCCTCACGCGGGCTGCCCCGCACGGCAATGGGCTGGGAGGTCAACCCCTCGGGGCTGCGCGTGCTGCTCACGCGTCTTGGCCGTGAGTACCCGAACCTCCCTCCGCTGTATGTCACAGAGAACGGCGCCGCATACGACGACGTGGTCTCGGATGACGGTCGTGTGCATGACCCTGAGCGCACTGCATACATTCGCGACCACGTGCAGGCGATCTCTGACGCGATCGCAGACGGCGCCGACGTGCGCGGCTACTTCGTGTGGTCGCTGCTCGACAACTTCGAGTGGTCGTGGGGCTACGACAAGCGCTTCGGCATCGTGCGGGTCGACTACGACACGCTCGAACGCACGGTGAAAGACTCGGGCCGCGCATACTCCGAGCTGATCGCGCAGGTTCGCTCCGATGTTCGCAGCGAGACGGCATCCGCGCATTAA
- a CDS encoding ABC transporter substrate-binding protein — translation MTVKLSRRTKAAGTVAGVAAFAMLATGCSADGGSAASGDEDITLTITTFGTFGYDDLYKEYEKLNPNITIKPTNIDTGGNARTDAFTKIAAGSGLSDIVAVEEGWLGAIMEVSDRFVDLNDYGAQDIKDRWLDWKFDQGTDPDGRVIGYGTDIGPTGLCFNGPLFEQAGLPTDRDDVADLFGGDDASWDTYFELGAEYTEKTGKAWYDHSGFVWNSMVNQMDEGYYTSDGDLNIEGNSEMHDRFNQLAEATLNGQSAAQTAWDWGGGKAFVDGSFATFVCPGWMLGTIKGSLESGGGDASTGWDFADVYPGGPVNWGGSFLSVPTSSEHIEAAAELSAWLTDPEQQVKQSKAAGNFPSTIKAEETLAEEATPNELFNNAPTGAILAERAKGVQAQFKGPDDSVIQENVFGPALNLLDQQEATADEAWQKALDLLQELVIDN, via the coding sequence GTGACCGTGAAACTCTCACGACGCACCAAGGCAGCAGGAACCGTTGCCGGTGTTGCAGCCTTCGCGATGCTGGCCACTGGCTGTTCAGCAGACGGCGGCTCAGCAGCATCCGGTGATGAAGACATCACCCTCACCATCACGACGTTCGGCACCTTCGGCTACGACGACCTGTACAAGGAATACGAGAAGCTGAACCCGAACATCACAATCAAGCCGACGAACATCGACACGGGTGGAAACGCCCGCACCGATGCATTCACCAAGATCGCCGCGGGCTCTGGGCTGAGCGACATCGTCGCGGTCGAAGAAGGCTGGCTCGGCGCCATCATGGAGGTCTCCGACCGCTTCGTCGACCTCAACGACTACGGCGCACAAGACATCAAGGACCGCTGGCTCGACTGGAAGTTCGACCAGGGAACCGACCCCGACGGCCGCGTCATCGGCTACGGCACAGACATCGGCCCGACCGGCCTCTGCTTCAACGGCCCGCTCTTCGAGCAGGCCGGACTGCCGACCGATCGCGACGATGTCGCCGACCTCTTCGGCGGCGACGACGCCAGCTGGGACACCTACTTCGAACTGGGCGCCGAGTACACAGAGAAGACCGGCAAGGCCTGGTACGACCACTCGGGCTTCGTCTGGAATTCCATGGTCAACCAGATGGACGAGGGGTACTACACCTCAGACGGCGACCTGAACATCGAGGGCAATTCTGAGATGCACGATCGCTTCAACCAGCTCGCCGAGGCGACGCTGAACGGACAGTCCGCCGCACAGACCGCGTGGGACTGGGGTGGAGGCAAGGCATTCGTTGACGGCTCCTTCGCCACGTTCGTCTGCCCAGGCTGGATGCTCGGAACGATCAAGGGCTCGCTTGAATCCGGCGGCGGCGATGCCAGCACAGGTTGGGACTTCGCCGACGTCTACCCCGGCGGTCCGGTGAACTGGGGCGGCTCGTTCCTCTCGGTTCCCACCTCATCGGAGCACATCGAGGCGGCAGCCGAGCTCTCCGCGTGGCTGACCGACCCTGAGCAGCAGGTCAAGCAGTCAAAGGCTGCGGGCAACTTCCCCAGCACGATCAAGGCAGAAGAGACTCTCGCCGAGGAAGCAACCCCGAACGAGCTCTTCAACAACGCGCCGACCGGAGCGATTCTCGCCGAGCGCGCCAAGGGCGTTCAGGCGCAGTTCAAGGGCCCGGACGACTCCGTGATTCAGGAGAACGTCTTCGGACCAGCGCTCAACCTGCTCGACCAGCAGGAAGCGACAGCAGATGAAGCCTGGCAGAAGGCACTCGACCTTCTGCAGGAACTCGTCATCGACAACTGA
- the pheA gene encoding prephenate dehydratase has protein sequence MPQNDASVLRTYSYLGPRGTFTEAALAQVAEAEGQIWRSVNNVGEAFSDVASGVSDGAVVALENSIDGGVSAAQDALATTAGLRIMGEYLVPVDFTIVARRGMTLEQVSHLNGHPVAYAQCRRWIEKHLPGHTHIPSTSNVAAAANLLESDVADAAIAPPNITEHYDLEVLAEHIGDNINAVTRFALVTTSRSIPEPTGADKTSFVAELPIDQPGALLDMLEQLSTRGVNMTMIQSRPIGDELGRYRFVIDVDGHIRDERVADALMGIHRFSPRVTFLGSYPRADKAPVRFDARYDDDVYIEARDWLRGLISGEPTPEA, from the coding sequence ATGCCTCAGAACGACGCCTCCGTCCTCCGCACGTACAGCTATCTCGGGCCGCGCGGAACGTTTACCGAGGCAGCTCTTGCGCAGGTGGCAGAAGCCGAGGGTCAGATCTGGCGCAGCGTCAACAACGTCGGGGAGGCGTTCTCCGACGTCGCGAGCGGCGTCTCTGATGGGGCCGTCGTCGCTCTCGAGAACTCGATAGACGGCGGCGTTTCCGCCGCGCAGGATGCCCTGGCCACAACGGCGGGTCTGCGCATCATGGGGGAGTACCTCGTGCCCGTCGACTTCACGATCGTCGCGCGGCGCGGAATGACGCTCGAGCAGGTGTCCCACCTCAACGGGCACCCGGTTGCCTACGCGCAGTGCCGGCGCTGGATTGAGAAGCATCTCCCCGGGCACACGCACATCCCGTCAACAAGCAACGTCGCCGCCGCGGCGAACCTGCTCGAGAGCGATGTCGCCGACGCCGCCATCGCTCCACCGAACATCACGGAGCACTACGACCTCGAGGTGCTTGCCGAGCACATCGGCGACAACATCAACGCCGTCACGCGTTTCGCACTCGTGACGACGTCGCGCAGCATCCCCGAGCCGACAGGCGCAGACAAGACGAGCTTCGTCGCCGAGCTGCCCATCGACCAGCCGGGCGCCTTGCTCGACATGCTCGAGCAGCTCTCGACGCGCGGCGTCAATATGACCATGATCCAATCGCGGCCCATCGGAGACGAATTGGGCCGGTACCGGTTTGTGATCGACGTCGACGGGCATATTCGCGATGAGCGCGTCGCCGATGCGCTCATGGGCATTCACCGGTTCAGCCCCCGCGTCACCTTCCTCGGCTCCTACCCGAGGGCAGACAAGGCGCCCGTGCGGTTCGATGCCCGGTATGACGACGACGTCTACATCGAGGCCCGCGACTGGCTGCGCGGCCTCATCTCGGGGGAGCCCACCCCCGAGGCGTAG
- a CDS encoding carbohydrate ABC transporter permease, which yields MTATLTPGKTTPSHSSSPRTPDRAERRRHWLSRLDVKASPYAYVAPFFIVFGLVGLFPLIYTFVVSLYDWDLLKGQGDFVGIDNFVSVLQDEFFWNSLFNTFSIFVLSSIPQLIAATFIAAILDQNIRSKTFWRMSILLPYVVTPAAVALIFSNMFSEDYGLINNMLQNFGLDAIGWKTDTLPSHIAIATMVNWRWTGYNALILLAAMQSVPRDVHESAALDGAGMLRRFFSITLPSIRPTMVFVIITATIGGLQIFVEPRMFDAATAGGSQRQFQTTVLYLWEMAFFRQNFGEASAIAWLLFLIIVGIGLINFLLSRSIATAETKVSTTRRQRRLAAYRNKEVSR from the coding sequence ATGACTGCGACACTCACCCCGGGCAAGACAACGCCTTCCCACTCCTCCTCCCCACGCACGCCAGACCGCGCCGAGCGTCGGCGCCACTGGCTCAGCCGCCTCGACGTCAAGGCGTCCCCCTACGCCTACGTCGCCCCGTTCTTCATCGTCTTCGGGCTCGTCGGCCTCTTTCCGCTCATCTATACGTTCGTCGTCTCTCTCTATGACTGGGACCTTCTCAAAGGCCAGGGCGATTTCGTCGGCATCGACAACTTCGTCAGCGTGCTGCAGGACGAGTTCTTCTGGAACTCGCTGTTCAACACGTTCAGCATCTTCGTGCTCTCGTCGATTCCGCAGCTCATCGCTGCGACGTTCATCGCTGCGATCCTCGACCAGAACATTCGCTCGAAGACGTTCTGGCGCATGAGCATCCTGCTTCCCTACGTCGTCACCCCTGCCGCCGTCGCACTGATCTTCTCGAACATGTTCAGTGAGGACTACGGCCTCATCAACAACATGCTGCAGAACTTCGGTCTCGACGCCATCGGCTGGAAAACCGACACGCTGCCGAGCCACATTGCCATCGCCACGATGGTGAACTGGCGCTGGACGGGCTACAACGCTCTCATCCTGCTTGCCGCCATGCAGTCAGTCCCCCGCGACGTGCACGAATCCGCGGCGCTCGATGGCGCCGGAATGCTGCGCCGATTCTTCAGCATCACTCTCCCCAGCATCCGACCAACCATGGTCTTCGTCATCATCACGGCGACCATCGGGGGTCTGCAGATCTTCGTCGAACCCCGCATGTTCGATGCGGCGACGGCTGGCGGCTCTCAGCGGCAGTTCCAGACGACAGTGCTCTACCTCTGGGAGATGGCGTTCTTCCGACAAAACTTCGGCGAAGCGTCAGCCATCGCGTGGCTGCTGTTTCTCATCATCGTCGGCATCGGGCTGATCAACTTCCTATTGTCAAGGTCGATCGCAACGGCAGAGACAAAGGTATCGACGACCAGACGCCAGCGACGATTGGCCGCGTACCGCAACAAGGAGGTCTCGCGATGA
- a CDS encoding LacI family DNA-binding transcriptional regulator, producing MTDRTIVTSSAPTLEAVAARAGVSRATVSRVVNNSPKVTDEVVALVTAAIDELGYVPNRVARSLASKKTQAIAVIVPETASKVFDDPFFSSIVQGVALHLADTEYTLSLLMETETSSAKTRRYLRGGNVDGALIVSHHVSDHSYTQLGATVPMVFAGRPLIPEAIEGFYVDVDNVDGARMATQHLIDLGHTRIATIAGRTDMPGGHDRLDGWRAAIANAGLDDSLVTYGDFSPADGATAMRSLLHNSERIDAVFAANDQMAVGAYSALRSAGLRVPDDISVVGFDNDRYAATASPPLTTVDQSPEQMGDAMAGILLRLIDGDETVPNATMMPLELVVRESTAPRA from the coding sequence ATGACGGATCGCACAATCGTGACCTCGAGCGCGCCCACCCTCGAGGCCGTCGCCGCACGCGCCGGCGTCTCTCGGGCGACGGTGTCGCGCGTCGTCAACAACTCACCGAAGGTGACTGACGAGGTCGTGGCGCTCGTCACCGCCGCAATCGACGAGCTCGGCTATGTGCCCAATCGCGTCGCCCGGTCCCTCGCGAGCAAGAAGACGCAGGCCATCGCGGTGATCGTTCCCGAGACCGCGTCGAAGGTGTTCGATGACCCCTTCTTCTCGTCGATTGTGCAAGGCGTCGCCTTGCACCTCGCCGACACCGAATACACGCTCAGCCTGCTGATGGAGACAGAGACCTCCTCGGCGAAGACACGGCGCTACCTGCGCGGTGGAAACGTCGACGGCGCTCTCATCGTGTCGCACCACGTGAGCGACCATTCGTACACGCAGCTGGGTGCGACGGTTCCCATGGTCTTCGCGGGGCGGCCGCTCATCCCCGAGGCGATCGAGGGGTTCTACGTCGACGTCGACAACGTCGATGGAGCGCGCATGGCGACCCAGCATCTGATCGACCTGGGGCACACCCGCATCGCAACGATCGCTGGGCGCACCGATATGCCCGGTGGCCATGACCGGCTCGACGGCTGGCGGGCAGCGATCGCGAACGCAGGGCTCGACGACTCACTCGTCACCTATGGCGACTTCTCACCGGCCGACGGCGCCACAGCCATGCGCTCGCTGCTGCACAACTCCGAGCGCATCGACGCGGTCTTCGCCGCAAACGACCAGATGGCTGTCGGCGCGTACTCGGCACTGCGCAGCGCCGGGCTGCGCGTGCCAGACGACATCTCGGTCGTCGGCTTCGACAACGACAGGTATGCGGCGACAGCATCCCCGCCGCTGACCACCGTCGACCAGTCACCGGAGCAGATGGGCGACGCCATGGCCGGCATCCTGCTGCGGCTGATCGACGGAGACGAGACGGTGCCAAACGCCACGATGATGCCGCTCGAGCTCGTCGTGCGCGAGTCAACGGCGCCGCGCGCCTGA